AGGAGCGGGAATGACCGCCACTCCCATTGGGACAGCAGGAAGGCGTGCGGCCAGACCCCTCATCGGTCCGCGCTCTGGAGCGCTTTCCGCTCCGCCCCATCGTTCAAAGGAGCGATCAGGGGCGGCCTGGCTCGGTCGTGCCTGCCCCCAGACCAGCGAGGATGAGGTTCAGGGCGAGGTCGAAGTCCTCGTCGCTGCCCGTATCGGGCATGGGCAGGTGCGGAATGCTGCGGTAGCGCGCGGGGTGCTGAGCGGCCACGGTGCGCTGCCGTTGCAGGGCCTCCCGGCTGAAGGTTCCGTCCAGCTCCGCGCGCAGGTAGCCGATCAGAAAGGTGATCAGGATGCGGCCTGTTTGGAGGACGAGCCTCTCGGGCAGCCCCGCCTGACGCAACAGGGTATAGAGCGCGTCAGTAACGTCCAGTTCGCGGGCGGCGGGTTCGTGGGGCCGCAGGAAGTCGGTGATGAAGCTGGGGTGGCGCTGGGCGAGGCGCCGGAAGCTGTGCGCGAGGCGGCGAAGCCCATCCTGCCAGGAGTCTGCCGTCTCGGCCGGCAGTTCGAGTTCGTCGAGGATGGCGAGATAGACGGCGTGCAGCAACTCGTCCTTGGTGGCGTAGTAGTGGTACACCGCCTTGGAACTCACCCCCAGCGCAGCGGCGAGCTTGCGGGTGCTGAGCGCCTCCACCCCGTCCTGGTCGATCATCCGCAGGGCGGCGGCGACGATACGCTCGGGCGTCAGCAGGGGTTGGTCGGCGGGGGGTCTGGGCATGGCGGCCCCTTGATTTTACTACGCAGCGAGGAGTAGAGTGCGTTTGCTACGCACTGTGTAGTAAAGGCTGTCCCGCGTGGCCTTTTTTCGGTCATCAACTACACACTGCGTAAATACCTCGCCCCATTTCCCGGAGTTCCCATGACCCAGACCCTGGCGCCCATTCCTGCTCCCCCCAAGCATCCCGAGTACGGCCACCTGCACTACCTTGCGGGCGACGCTCCCGTCCTGAACTTCTTCGGGCTCGCCCGGCAGATTCCCGAGGGCATCTTCCGGCTCGACTTTCCGGGCCGCACCCTGATCCAGGCGTACGACCCGGACCTCGTGGCCGAACTCACCGACGAGCGCCGCTTCCAGAAGCGCATCCACCCGAGCTACACGAACGTTCGCAACCTGGGCGGCGACGGGCTCTTTACCTCGGACAGCTCCGAGCCCAACTGGGGCAAGGCGCACCGCATCCTGCTTCCGGCCTTCTCGCAGCGGGCGATGAAGGGCTACTTCGGGCAGATGCTGGAGGTCGCGCAGAACCTCGTGGGCAAGTGGGAACGCACCCAGGGGCAGGACGTGCGCGTCGCCGACGACATGACCCGGCTGACCCTCGACACCATCTCGCTGTCGGGCTTCGACTACCGCTTCCGGTCCTTCGACAAGGAAGAGTTGCACCCCTTCCTGCAAGCCCTGGCGCGGGTGATGCACCACACCATGACGATGGCGAGCCGCCCACCCATCCTCACCCCCGAGATGGAGGAGGCCGACCGGGCGTACTGGGCGGATATCGCCGCCATGAACGAACTCGTGGACGAGGTCATCCGCGAGCGGCGGGAACACGGCGGGGGCGGGGACGACCTCCTCGGCCTGATGCTGAACGCCACCGACCCGGAGACGGGGGGGCGCCTCAGCGACGAGAACATCCGCTACCAGGTCATGACCTTCCTGATCGCCGGGCACGAGACGACGAGCGGCCTGCTCGCCTTCACCCTCTACCTGCTGCTGCGCCACCCGCATGTCCTCGCGCAGGCGTACGCGGAGGTGGACCGGCTGCTGCCCGGCAACGCCGTCCCGACCTACGACACGGTCATGAAGCTCGACGTGATCCCCCGCATCCTCGACGAGGCGCTGCGCTTCTGGAGCACCATCCCCAACTACGCGGTCACCGCCCTGCGTGACGAGGTGATCGGCGGCAAGTACGAGATCAAGGCGGGGCAGCAGGTCGCCCTCCTGATCCCCGCCCTGCACCGTCACCCGGGGGCGTGGGCGAACCCCGACGAGTTCGACATCGACCGCTGGACGCCCCAGAACCGCCGTACCCACCACCCCGCCGCCTACAAGCCCTTCGGCAACGGGATGCGCGCCTGCATCGGCCGCCAGTTCGCCCTGACCGAGGCCAAGCTCGCCCTGCTGCTGGTCCTCCAGAAGTTCGCGCTGGTCGACCCGTACGACTACCACCTCAAGGTCAAGCAGAGCCTGACCATCAAGCCCGAGGACTTCGTGCTCCGCGTCCGCGAGCGGCGGCCCCACGAGCGGTTCAGCGCGCCGGTGCCCGTGGCCGAGGAACCGCAGCCGGACCTGAGCCGCGTCAGCGTCGCGGGAACCGGCGTCGCCCTCACCGTCGCGTACGGCTCGAACCTGGGCACCACCGAGGACCTCGCCAGCCGCGTCGCGGACTACGCCACCCGCGCGGGCTTCCAGACGCGCCTCACCACGCTCGACGACCTCGTGAACAACGTGCCGGGGGAGGGCCTGCTGTTCGTCACGACCGCCACCTACAACGGCGCCGCGCCGGACAACGCCGCGCGCTTCGATGCCTGGGTGCAGGAGGGCGGGCTGGCCGAGGGGAGCCTGGAGGGGTTGCGCTTCGCCCTGCTGGGCACAGGCAACACCCAGTGGGTGACCTACCAGGCGTTCCCGAAGCGGGTGGAGGCGGCGCTGCTGAGAGCGGGCGCTCAGCCCTTCGTCCCGCGCGGGGAGGCGGACGCGAACGGCGACTTCGACGGCATGGTGAACGCCTGGTTCCAGACCCTGCTGCGGAAGGTCTCCGGGGAGTTCGGCACCCCGGCCCAGGAAGAGAATGGCCCCCGCTACGACCTTGACCTGCTGACCGAGGCGGACGTGCGCCCCGCCGTCGTTTCCGAAAAGGCGTATGGGCTCGAGGTCATCGCCAGCGAGGAACTCGTCGGCGACCCGGCCGGGCTGTGGGACTTCAGCCAGGAGCCGCCGCGCCCCTCGACCAAGGCCATCACTTTCGAGCTGCCGGAAGGCATCACGTATGAGACGGGCGACCACATCGCCGTCTTCGCCAAGAACGAGCCGCGGCTGGTGGAGTGGGCGGCGGGCAAGCTGCGCCTGAAGCCCGGCCAGGTCGTGCGCCTGCGCCAGAGCGGCCACCGCAAGTCGCACCTGCCGCTGAACACCCCGGTCACGGTCGAGGTGCTGCTCTCCGAATTCGTGGAACTCCAGGACGTGGCGACCCGCTCGAACATCGAGGTGCTGCTCGCGCACACGCCCTGCCCCTGGACGACCCGGCAACTGAAGGCCTATCTGGAGGACGACGCGCGGTACGAGGCGGAGGTCCGCAGGCCCAACCTCTCGGTGCTCGGCCTGCTCAACCGCTTCCCCGCCGTGGAGCTGCCCCTCCCGGTGTTCCTGGAGCTGTGCCCGCCGATTCGCCCCCGCTACTACTCCATCTCGTCGTCACCGCTCGTGGCGCCGCGCACCCCCAGCCTCACCGTGGGGCTGCTGGAAGCACCCTCCTGGGCGGG
The genomic region above belongs to Deinococcus aerius and contains:
- a CDS encoding bifunctional cytochrome P450/NADPH--P450 reductase, with product MTQTLAPIPAPPKHPEYGHLHYLAGDAPVLNFFGLARQIPEGIFRLDFPGRTLIQAYDPDLVAELTDERRFQKRIHPSYTNVRNLGGDGLFTSDSSEPNWGKAHRILLPAFSQRAMKGYFGQMLEVAQNLVGKWERTQGQDVRVADDMTRLTLDTISLSGFDYRFRSFDKEELHPFLQALARVMHHTMTMASRPPILTPEMEEADRAYWADIAAMNELVDEVIRERREHGGGGDDLLGLMLNATDPETGGRLSDENIRYQVMTFLIAGHETTSGLLAFTLYLLLRHPHVLAQAYAEVDRLLPGNAVPTYDTVMKLDVIPRILDEALRFWSTIPNYAVTALRDEVIGGKYEIKAGQQVALLIPALHRHPGAWANPDEFDIDRWTPQNRRTHHPAAYKPFGNGMRACIGRQFALTEAKLALLLVLQKFALVDPYDYHLKVKQSLTIKPEDFVLRVRERRPHERFSAPVPVAEEPQPDLSRVSVAGTGVALTVAYGSNLGTTEDLASRVADYATRAGFQTRLTTLDDLVNNVPGEGLLFVTTATYNGAAPDNAARFDAWVQEGGLAEGSLEGLRFALLGTGNTQWVTYQAFPKRVEAALLRAGAQPFVPRGEADANGDFDGMVNAWFQTLLRKVSGEFGTPAQEENGPRYDLDLLTEADVRPAVVSEKAYGLEVIASEELVGDPAGLWDFSQEPPRPSTKAITFELPEGITYETGDHIAVFAKNEPRLVEWAAGKLRLKPGQVVRLRQSGHRKSHLPLNTPVTVEVLLSEFVELQDVATRSNIEVLLAHTPCPWTTRQLKAYLEDDARYEAEVRRPNLSVLGLLNRFPAVELPLPVFLELCPPIRPRYYSISSSPLVAPRTPSLTVGLLEAPSWAGAGQFRGLASAYLNRVQPGDTVFGYVRKPNPPFRPPVDPRTPMILVGPGTGIAPLRGFVEERAAQRAAGQTVGLSKVFYGCRHPEHDFFYKGDFGRWQREGVAEIHAAYSAVTGHPYRFVQDAIAGDQESVWALIEAGAHIYVCGDGVRMAPAVRQTFARLYREKTGAPAGEAEAWVDQLMREGRYQQDVFGASK
- a CDS encoding TetR/AcrR family transcriptional regulator yields the protein MPRPPADQPLLTPERIVAAALRMIDQDGVEALSTRKLAAALGVSSKAVYHYYATKDELLHAVYLAILDELELPAETADSWQDGLRRLAHSFRRLAQRHPSFITDFLRPHEPAARELDVTDALYTLLRQAGLPERLVLQTGRILITFLIGYLRAELDGTFSREALQRQRTVAAQHPARYRSIPHLPMPDTGSDEDFDLALNLILAGLGAGTTEPGRP